TACAAACGCATTGAAGGCCGATTGGGCATGCTGCACCAAGCGTTCAACCGCGACAGTCTGACCGCCCGCGATGCCAACGGCAAAGACATTGAAATAAGCGTCGGTAAAGTGGTCCACGCTTACCAACCCAATGCCATGAGTACCGTCAGCAAGCTGGGTTTCTACTTCAAGAAACTTTGGGAGTTTCTCAGCGAAGATCCGCGCGAAGCCAATACCGAAGGCGGGATTTTTCCGGCAATTTTCGGCACAGTGATGATGACTCTGATTATGGCCGTGATCGTCACGCCATTCGGCGTATTGGCGGCGGTTTACCTGCGTGAATACGCAAAACAAGGCCCGGTCACCCGGTTAATTCGAATTGCCGTCAACAACCTCGCTGGGGTGCCAGCCATCGTTTACGGGGTGTTCGGCCTGGGCTTCTTCGTTTATGTTCTAGGCGGCTCGCTCGACAGGCTGTTCTTCCCCGAAGCCTTGCCCGCACCGACGTTCGGTACCCCAGGTTTGCTCTGGGCCTCGTTGACTCTAGCTCTGTTGGCCGTTCCGGTTGTAATCGTTGCCACCGAGGAAGGTTTGGCGCGTATCCCGCGTACGGTTCGCGAGGGATCGTTGGCGCTGGGTGCGACCAAGGCCGAAACGTTATGGAAGATCGTACTGCCCATGGCTAGCCCGGCAATGATGACCGGCCTGATTCTGGCAGTTGCACGTGCTGCGGGTGAGGTTGCCCCGTTGATGCTGGTAGGCGTGGTGAAACTGGCGCCGTCGCTTCCGGTAGACGGCAACTATCCTTATGTACATCTTGATCAGAAAATCATGCATTTGGGCTTCCACATTTACGACGTCGGTTTCCAGAGCCCGAACGTTGAGGCTGCGCGTCCATTGGTTTACGCCACCGCGCTATTGCTAGTGCTGGTCATTGCGTTGCTCAACCTGTCGGCAGTGGCGATGCGCAACCACCTGCGCGAAAAATACAAAGCGCTGGAGAGCTGAACATAAGCCACAAGCGGCGAGCTAAATGCCGCACGTCGTTTTGCGCAACACTTGCAGCCTAGAGCTTGCAGCTACGAACGGAGTGAGATCATGCCACCGAAAGTCCATACCCATGGCGTCAATATGTCGGCTTTGGGGCGCACCAAACAGAGTTTGAGCCTGGCTAATGAATCCGTGGCCATTGAGGTCCCGGGTCTGAACCTGTTCTACGGCGATAAGCAGGCACTGTTCGACGTGGGGATGAACATTCCCAAGCAACGTGTCACCGCTTTTATCGGCCCGTCTGGCTGTGGCAAGTCGACCTTGCTGCGGACCTTTAACCGTATGAACGATCTGGTCGACGGATGCCGAGTAGAGGGTGCAATCAACCTCTATGGACACGATATTTATCGAAAAGGCGAAGACGTTGCCGAGCTGCGTCGTCGCGTTGGTATGGTGTTCCAGAAGCCGAACCCGTTCCCGAAAACTATTTATGAAAACGTCGTCTACGGGTTGCGCATTCAGGGCATCAACAAAAAACGCGTCTTGGATGAAGCCGTTGAATGGGCACTCAAAGGTGCGGCATTGTGGGACGAGGTCAAAGACCGTCTGCACGAGTCGGCACTGGGGCTATCTGGCGGCCAGCAGCAGCGATTAGTAATCGCTCGTACGATTGCGGTGGAGCCTGAAGTATTGTTGCTCGATGAACCGTGTTCGGCCCTCGATCCGATTTCTACGCTGAAAGTTGAAGAGCTGATCTATGAACTGAAATCCAAATACACCATTGTTATCGTCACTCACAACATGCAACAGGCTGCGCGGGTTTCCGATTACACCGCCTTCATGTACATGGGCAAGCTGGTCGAGTTTGGCGACACCGACACGTTGTTCACCAACCCGGCAAAAAAACAGACGGAAGATTACATCACCGGCAGATACGGTTAGGAAGTCAGCGGCGAGCGTCAAGCCGCAAGCTGAACAATCAGAAGCGGCGCTGGTTTTTGGATCACTACATAACTATTTGCAGCTTGAAGCTTGGCGCTTAGAGCTGTCGCGGAGCGACCCCATGATCGATAAAGACAGTCTTACTCACCACATCTCCCAGCAGTTCAATGCTGAACTCGAAGAGGTGCGTAGCCACCTGCTGGCGATGGGCGGCCTGGTGGA
The nucleotide sequence above comes from Pseudomonas sp. AB6. Encoded proteins:
- the pstB gene encoding phosphate ABC transporter ATP-binding protein PstB, whose product is MPPKVHTHGVNMSALGRTKQSLSLANESVAIEVPGLNLFYGDKQALFDVGMNIPKQRVTAFIGPSGCGKSTLLRTFNRMNDLVDGCRVEGAINLYGHDIYRKGEDVAELRRRVGMVFQKPNPFPKTIYENVVYGLRIQGINKKRVLDEAVEWALKGAALWDEVKDRLHESALGLSGGQQQRLVIARTIAVEPEVLLLDEPCSALDPISTLKVEELIYELKSKYTIVIVTHNMQQAARVSDYTAFMYMGKLVEFGDTDTLFTNPAKKQTEDYITGRYG
- the pstA gene encoding phosphate ABC transporter permease PstA, giving the protein MSVKQNSVKSWIKSGAPGVWMSAGAVSIAVIMTLGLLMVIAVRGLGNFWPADVVLAQYNVPGQENHVLIGEVVQKEEVPRARLKGAGLPVPDVGPEFMTRELFKVGNRDINPSDFTWVVGEWLTEQSTPKEMMTLERREWGNFYGYLVNIKENGKVIAEGDAAWPILQQRIKRVEQLSNELSGLEKKDIGAINHGIERLRLHKRKLELDGKLDAAAQADIDSERAEYDAQYKRIEGRLGMLHQAFNRDSLTARDANGKDIEISVGKVVHAYQPNAMSTVSKLGFYFKKLWEFLSEDPREANTEGGIFPAIFGTVMMTLIMAVIVTPFGVLAAVYLREYAKQGPVTRLIRIAVNNLAGVPAIVYGVFGLGFFVYVLGGSLDRLFFPEALPAPTFGTPGLLWASLTLALLAVPVVIVATEEGLARIPRTVREGSLALGATKAETLWKIVLPMASPAMMTGLILAVARAAGEVAPLMLVGVVKLAPSLPVDGNYPYVHLDQKIMHLGFHIYDVGFQSPNVEAARPLVYATALLLVLVIALLNLSAVAMRNHLREKYKALES